The Methanobrevibacter oralis genome contains the following window.
GACTAACAAAATTAACTAAAATGTATTGCAATAATATATTAATAATAATATAACTGATAAAAATTTTTAAATATTAAAAAATAATAGTTATTTAATCCTTATTCTATTAAATTTAAATTTTAAATAAAATTTTATTAAAAAATTTTTAAATTCATTAATATGAGCTAAAATAAAAAATAAGATAAAAAAATTATTAAATAAGAAAAAATAGCTATTTTTACAAATGAAATAAAGCTAAAATTATTATACTACTATATAAAGATAACTGTTAGCATATAAACAATTAAATATTTTTTCTAATTACTGAAATTATTCTTGTTAAACTTCTATGCATTTTAATTTCATATTCCTCAACTAGTTTGAACCCTACCTCATCCATCATTGGTTTTAAATCCACATAATGAGGAGAAGCAATACATAAATATGCATCATCTTTCATGTTATCATAAATAGCATTGAAAAATTCTTTAAAAATATCATCACCATCAATATTTCCTGTTGAAGTAGATATTCCATATGGTGGATCTGTAACTACACTAGCTACCTTTTCATACATTTTAAGTTCGCGAACATCAAGATTAAATGTTTTATAATCTTTAATTCCACAGAATTCTAAATTAATAGCTGTTCCATTTTTCATTTTCCAATAAATATCAGAACCAACTACTTTACATCCAATTAATCCAGCTTCGATTAAAATACCTCCAGTTCCACAAAATGGGTCAAGTAGCAAATCTCCTTTCTTAACTCTGGATAAATTAACCATACACCTTGCTAATTTTGGACTCATTGATCCTGGGTAAAAAAAAGGTCTTTTATGAGGTTTTATATCTTCAAAGTGTTTTTTATCTAATTTATATTTCTCAATAGATATATACACTGTATCCTCAAATGCAACTAATCTTATGAGTGATGTTGGTTTATCTAAATTAACTTTAATATTTCGTGTATTATTTAAAATTACAGAACCTACTTTTCTTTCTGTTGCTACAGTGTCAATTTTTGAGAAGAAACGTTTAACTCTTACAGCAAAAGTATCTTTAATATAATAACTCCAATCAATATCTTCAACATCTTCATTTAAATCATTTGTTGTGGATTTTTTTATTATTTGATGGATTTCATGAGTATAACCTAATCTTTTTATTAGAATTTTATAATATTCATTTATTTTTTCTGCTTTTATGTCTTTAATTATGACTAAGCCTTTAATTATTACTTCTAAATTACATTCCATTTCTTCACATTCAATTACTGCTTTTAGCTCAGCTATTGGTAGAAATGGATGTTCTTGTGATTGTATACATAATAATTCCATGAATTCACCTAAATCCAAATATTGGTACTTTTTTAATAAAAAATGATGGTATAATCTTATATTAATTCTCTTTTAATAAATTCTTTTATTAGTTTTTTGATTGATACATGTTTCCATCACATTGAAGTGGATAACCTGTTTTTCTCTACAATAGCTACTTTTAAATTATTTTTCAAAAGTAAATCTGCGATTGTGGAGCCTATTGGATCTGCTCCCATAATACATACATCAAAATCAGAAGTCGTAGTATCAATGAATTATTTCTTAAATTTATCAAAATGCCGTTTAATTGCACCTTCGCTACTTTCATCAACTATTTGTGAAACTTCTTCTTGATTTTTATCTGTGTAATTTTCACGTTCATTTAGTTTAGGTGAATATTGTTGTTGTTTCGGATAATAATTAGGTGCTCCCTCATATCTTATGCCTTTATCAACTAAATCATCTAAATCTTCGTATTCGTATCTTTTAGGTTGATTATAATTTAAATCTTCAGGATAATATTCATAATCATCATTTAAAGCTTTTTGATAGAATTCTTCACGTTCATTATGAATTGGAGTAATATAGTCATCATCAGAATAATAATCTTCCTCATAACGCTCTTCTTTTGGCCTTAAAAAGTTTTTTTCGCTTGGAATATAAGATTGCTGTGGAGGGATTCTTATATTTGAAAATATTATGTTTTCAATTTCAGAAGGATTTGAAACATTGGCTAATTCTAATTGACTATTATCATATGCACTATACAATGAAATAGTTCCTACATTAATAATTCTATCTAAAATACTTTGAGAAGTATTAACGTCCTGAATTGTTGCATATGGCATGTAAGATTTTTTAGTTCTAAGAACACCTGATTTTATAATGATTCTTGAATCTGTTAATGTGTATTCAGTGGCATACCATCCAATCAGCTGCCAAATCATATAAAGAACAATAATTAGTATTAAAACAAAAAGAGCAATTGCAGTATACTTTGTTAGGGATAATTTAACATAAGATATTAAATATACTTGCATTTCTGAGATAAATCCCACAATAATAGGTGCTATAAATATTAAAATAGCTATTAATATACTTGCATAAATCACTTTTTTACAAGCAACAACCATGTTGGGTCTTGTTTGATAAAGTATTTTCTCAGATGCACTACTACCCTTTTTATTAAATAACATAATTATAATATTAGAACTTACATCTTAAATATATTTTTACAAAAAAAAGATTAATAATATAAAGCCTCAGCTCGCCCATCATTCATCACATATCAGAGCTCATAGGGTTCATCATAGGCTTATATTATCCTAACCAAACATTACGCCTGGTTCTAAATTAAATTCATTTTCAGTATTTTTAGACATGACTTTATTAACAGCATCCATAAAGTTAGAAACTGTTATAGCATCACGCTTTTCACGAATTGCAAACATACCTGCTTCTGTACATACTGCTTTTAAATCAGCACCAGATAGACCATCAGTTAAATCTGCAAGCAAATCAATATCTGCTTCTTCTTCAAAGGACATGTTTTTAGAATGAATCTTTAAAATTTCACGTCTTCCATCAATATTTGGAAGTGGAACTTCAATGAACCTATCAAAACGTCCTGGACGTAATAATGCAGGATCTAAAATGTCTGGCCTGTTAGTAGCACCAATAATTCCAATATCCCCCCTTGATTCAAACCCATCAAGTTCTGCAAGTAATTGCATTAAAGTCCTTTGAACTTCCCTATCCCCACTTGTAGAACTTTTAAGTCTCTGAGCTGCAACTGCATCAAGTTCATCGATGAATATAATAGCTGGAGCTTTTTCTTTTGCAAGTTCGAATACTTCACGAACTAGTCTTGCACCTTCACCAATGTATTTTTTAACAAATTCAGATGCTACAATCTTAATAAATGTTGCATTTGTTTCATTAGCTACTGCCTTTGCAAGTAATGTTTTACCAGTTCCTGGAGGTCCATATAATAAGATTCCTTTTGGAGGATCTATTCCTATTTTTTTAAATAATTCAGGTTCAGTTAAAGGTAGCTCTACAGTTTCTTTTACCTCAACTATTTGTTCTTCTAAACCACCAATACTATCATAAGTCACATCAGGTTTTGTTTCGATTTCCATTCCAGTTACATTAGCATCTTTTTCTGATGGCAATATTTCAACAATACCAAAAGTTTGTTGATTAAGAGCAACTCTTGAACCTGGAACTAATAATTTTTCATCTAAAAATTTTGAATAGTTAACTAAAAAACTAGGACCAGTAGTACTTTTTACAATCATTTTATAATCATCTAATACTTCAGTGATGGTAGCTAGTACTAAAGGTGGAGACCTAAATCTTTCCACTTCGGAACGTAAGGACTTAGTTTCTCTTTCTAATCTGATTTTTTCATTTTCGATTAGGACTTTATCTTTTTCTAACTTCCTAACTTTCCACATTAGATTACTTTTAGCTTTTGTTTTTTCATCTTTAAGAGAATTAATTTCATCTTTTAGAGATTCAATCTCATCAAATAATTCTTCTTTAGATGTGTTTTCCAAGTCATTAATATCATTCATGTGAATCATCTCCATGATATAATTTTTTTTACTTTAATAACATTTAGTAACATTAACCTATTTAAAGGTATTCATTTGTATATTTTTAAACTAAAAATTAATATATAATATATTAACATAATTATTAAATAAAATGGAAAAATCGATTAACATGGAATGCGAAATTTGTGGAAAACCCGTAAATAAACATAACCCAATAAGAGCAAAAATCGAAGGATCAGTTATGGTTGTATGTAGTGAATGTGCAAAATTAGGCAAGATTCAAAAAGCACAGTCTAAACCAAAATTTACACAAAGAAAAAAGAATAAACCTTCTACTCCTTCAAAAACTCAAAAGTATTCAAAAAAAGACGAACCTACAGAAGAATTAATCGAAGGTTTTGAAGATAAAATAAGAAATGCAAGAGAAACTAAAAATTGGTCTCGTGAGGATTTAGGTAGAAAAATCAATGAAAAAGTTTCGGTTATCTCTAAAATCGAAGCTGGAAAAATGATACCCGATAATAAAGTTACTCAAAAACTAGAAAAAACCCTGAATATTAAATTACTTGAAAAAGTAGGTAACTTAGATTTAGAACAATACATGAGTTCGTCTTCAGATGAGAGAACTCTTGGAAATATAATGAAAATTAAAAGAAAATAGCTATTTATGAGGATAGCTACTTAATTTATTATTTTTAATTCGTCTATTTTCTCCTTTTATGCTATAATCAATTTTACCATCATTTTGAGCTTTAAAGGAATGATATCCTTGAAATATTCTTGCATTAGATAATTTTTCTTTAAGTTCTTTATAACCTGCATATTCATCACTAACTACAACTACATGAGCAGGCGGATGGATTTTCTTTATTTGCATAATACTTAATGTTGTGTCTTCTTTTACAAAAAATGCAGTAGCTACTTTAGATGTAGTTCTAAGTTTTGATTTTAAAATATTTTCAACTAATGAATCTGCAAATTTAGCATCAATTACTTTTGGTTTTGAAGATAAATTTAATTCACCATGTCTTTCCATGTCCGCTATTGCATTAAGTAATTTGGAATTGCTTTCTCCCCTAATTAAAATTAAAGCCATAATAATACCTCATAAAAAAATAAAAAAAGTGAGTAAGTCACCGGTTTTGGAAAGATTTCAATAATCTGCTTCTAAATACTACAAGAAGTATTAAAATAATTCCAACGGCCGTTTGAATACTTCCTAAAATGTTTAAGATTCCTTCATCAATTGGCAAATCCCATGATGGTGAAGATCTATCTCCGGGTAATGCAGTATAATAAACACCAACAGCTTTTGAACCTTGTTTTACATTTAAGTCCTTGGGTTCAACGTGATCAACTCCCATTAAAAGACCATTATTAATAGCCCTATTAATAGACGAAGCAATAGCTGACGCATCATATCCATTTTTAGCTACAGACGCTTCAACAATTTCTTTTGTAGTCGATGCTAAACCTGGTTTATCACTTCCATAAACTGAAACACTAATAGAATCTGAACTAACAGTAATCGCAGAACCTAATGCTTCATATGCATAAACCGTTCTTAAACTTCCCCCACAAACAGGACATTTATCATATGCTTCAGCTGCAGGATACCCCATAGCCCATCCACAATCATCACAAACCTTAGAATATGGCTCATCCATTGGATAACCCGTTACATTCATATCAGTTGGAGTGAACATGTCTTCTGTTGAAACACCAGATACTAGGTTTACTCCACCCCCACCATATTTTTCACCAGAATCACGAGCTACTTCACCCATAGCTTCTGATAATATAGTAGTTGCAGGATAACCATCCCTAATCATTTTACCAATGTTCATTGCTGTTTCTTTACGAACACTATCTGCAGTACCATATAATGGATTTCCTTGAGTGTTTCTCAAGTGAATAATAGCTCCTTTCTGACCAGGAGGTAAAACTGCTACCCCACTCGTATAAGGGGTTACCTTAATATCACCAGTAGAACCATCAACAGTAATGACATAAGCATTAAATGAACCGCCAACTGCAGCACCAATTTCAGGACCTCCTACTACAATACGAGCTCCTTTGTATTGAGATGCAAGAGATGCTGCTGAAGCTGCAGAAACGTTGTTATTTAAACTAGCTATAACATCAACAATAGATTCCAACCTTGTATCAGATGAACCAGTACCCCCTGAGAGTACTGCAAAATGATTATTTTTAGACATTAAAAATGTAGATTGGAACATGTTTTGTGCAAAGGACATACTTCCTGCTGCAGCACCATTAGGATCTTGACCTGTTGGATCTGTAATAACAATAATGTTACAAGTAGCTGAAACACTACTCATAGTTAACATAAGTATTACGAAAAATACAGCAAACACGTGTAATTTTCTCAATCAATCACTGCTCCTTCGTTTTATTCGATAAATCTACAGAAGAAAAGTCCTCTATAACAGTTACTGTTACAATACCCGTGTTTCTATCAACTTGAACATCTGCAGCAGTAATTGGTTGAACAGATGTACCGGGAACTGTTGACCGTGTTGCAAATTCTTGAGCCGTCTGAATAGCATCTTGTAGCGATGTTTCTCTTTTAGAAGTTTTTAATACATCACCGTATATTACACTACCATCCCTAAAACCAGCCTGCATCACATTCGCTCTTATGATATCCACTGGAACTATATCATTACCTTTAACAATAACTCCAGAAATTGGAATACCATCATTTACTTCATCAGATGATGCAAAAGCTACATAAGTAATTAAACGACCACAAAGAATCAAAATAAACGCCAGTAATAAAATTATTAACGTGTCTCTTCTAATCTTTATAAACATCTTAATTTCCTCTTAAAAGTATTCATTAAAAATAAATACAATATATTATATTAAATAATATAATATTTAAATTTATAGAATATTTTCTAAAAGGCCATTAGCTGGATCCATTCCCTGTGCACCAATTAATAATATAATATCCTTATTATCTGCTTTATTTAATGTATATCTTAAAGAATCTTCTAAATTATAAAAATGAGTATAATGAATGTTGTTTTTATCTAAAACCTCAAAAAATATATTCCGCTCATCCTGATTAACATGATTTAAATTATCAACAACATCATTACTAGATGATAATATAAGTTCAATATTAGGATTAAATGAACTAACCAAAGCCCTTACATTGAGTTTATTAATTTCAACACCTCTTGAGCCTCTAATTGAGCAAACTACAAATAATTTCTGATTTTCCTTAAGAAGTTTAAGAGTTTCAGCTATTGTTGCTTTAATTCCATCGGGATTATGTGCGAAATCATCATATATTAGTGGTTTATCATTTAACTTAGTAAATCTTCTATTTAATGCCTTATATGACTTAACCCCACTAGCTATTTTATCAATAGACAGATCAAGTGAAATACACGCACCAACAGCAGATAAAATATTTTGAATAAAATGATTGCTTATAAATGGAAGATCTTCTTTTTTAACAATTAATTCATCTTTATAGTATATTCCATCATTAAAGTAAACTGCATTATTCATATTTAATTTATTCATTGATGAATAAAAGACATTTTTATGTTTTAATTTCCTAACCAACTCATCATCATAATTTAAAACACAAGCATCACGAATAGCTTCAGGAACAGTTTTTATCTCATCAAATACTTCATCAATTGAATTTACAAGCCCAATATGATCCATTGCAATATTTGTTATAACTCCGACATCAGCCTTTAGGGCATTAGCCATTAAAAAAGCATGATGTTGCATTAATTTACCCAGCCAACCTTGTACTTCAGATACTTCAATAACTAAATAATCTAAGTTTCCATTATTAATAACCTCATCAGCTATTAATTTAGAAATCATAGGATCAATCAATGTGTTAAATTCCGATTCACTATCAGTATTTGTTAACACATGAAATCCTGCATTTTTTAAAATATGATAAATCAAATGAGAAGTAGTTGATTTTCCATTTGTACCTGTTATAACAATATTTTTAGAATTAGGGGAGTAAGTATCTATTGTCCATGATAATGCATAAGCATTAGCTAGTTCAATTTTATCTGTAACTATTAATGGGAAGTTTAGTTTTTTTGCAAATTCTACTGCATCATCTTTTGGATTTTGAGTAATAAGGCAAGCTATCTTTTTACTTGCTGCAATTCCAATACCTTTTCCATTAATCCAATGCCTAATTACAATATCTCCTTCCTTTGCTTCATTTAAAAAGGTGAATCTTCCAGTGAATCCTTCCTTAGTGAAAAAATCATTATTACCTGTTAGTTCACCTTCAACTGCTAAAGCCAAATCATTAATATTCATTTAAGCACCTAAAATATGTAGAATTTAGCTAAAATTCCAATTACACATAATATTAAAGTAGCTCCCCAATAGCTATATACTATTTTTGTCTCAGACATCCCATAATGATTTAAAGTATGGTGTAGCGGTTCCACTGGTAATTTAATGATGTGTGCCCTATGAAGCAAGCTAACAACAACAGATATAATTGGAACAGCTAATGCAAGTACTCCAAAGTAAGGAATATCACATACAAGTACTGCTGCTGCATAACCAGTACCCAATACAAAAGATCCAGTATCTCCCATAAATATTGAAGCAGGATATTTATTAAACACTAAAAATCCTATGCAAATTGCTGATAAGATTAAAAATGGTGGTATTGCTGTAAGTGGTCCAAATAAATAGCCATAAATACAACAGAATATTGAAGCAATACCTACAATTCCTGCAGCTAATCCATCCATTCCATCAATTAAATTAACTGAATTAATACAACCTAAAATAGCTACAATTACAATTGGAACAGATAATAATCCTAAATTAAATCCCCCAAGTGTGGTTACAGCACCAGTTAATCCTAAGAATAGTCCTAAAACAATCTGACATATTATTTTTTCAAGTTCTTCAGGTTCACTTTTAATTGGAACTTCACCAACAACTTCTACTTTTTCTTGTTTTAAAAGTTCATCTATTTCAGCTTTTGCTTTAGGAGTAGCTACCCTAACTTCTTCATTAGGCTTTACATCCAATCTTCCAAGAGTAATCATTTCATTAGACGTGTTTATAACGATTTTTTGGATTTCTTTAACTTTAAGACCAATTAAATCATCTACTAAACCTACAATTCCTCCTGCAAGCATTATAAATGAAACTATTAAAATCTGTGTATTTTGATAATAAAGAGAAATTATTAATGAAATAGTAAATAAAAAGGCGATTCCTCCCATCGTAGGAGTTCCGCTTTTATGTCTATGTTCACTGACTATGGGATTATCAGCAATCCTTGCTTTTAGTAATATTCTTCTAACATAATATGTGAAAAAAATTGTAGCACATAATGTTATTAAAAAAAGAACTAACATTCCTGTATTATTCATATAACCACACAATTAAAAATTTACAACTGGTAAATACTTTATTGGTAATACTATTTAACATTATAAGTTATAAGCCAAGTTCATCAATTAAATTTTCTAAATTTTTCTTTGATTTTGCCTTTAATGTAATTCTTTGATAAGCTTCTGGACCATGTACAACATAATCATTATGTTTAAAAGATTTTGCAGGGTTTTTTGGAGATTTACC
Protein-coding sequences here:
- a CDS encoding TIGR01177 family methyltransferase — encoded protein: MELLCIQSQEHPFLPIAELKAVIECEEMECNLEVIIKGLVIIKDIKAEKINEYYKILIKRLGYTHEIHQIIKKSTTNDLNEDVEDIDWSYYIKDTFAVRVKRFFSKIDTVATERKVGSVILNNTRNIKVNLDKPTSLIRLVAFEDTVYISIEKYKLDKKHFEDIKPHKRPFFYPGSMSPKLARCMVNLSRVKKGDLLLDPFCGTGGILIEAGLIGCKVVGSDIYWKMKNGTAINLEFCGIKDYKTFNLDVRELKMYEKVASVVTDPPYGISTSTGNIDGDDIFKEFFNAIYDNMKDDAYLCIASPHYVDLKPMMDEVGFKLVEEYEIKMHRSLTRIISVIRKNI
- a CDS encoding PH domain-containing protein, yielding MLFNKKGSSASEKILYQTRPNMVVACKKVIYASILIAILIFIAPIIVGFISEMQVYLISYVKLSLTKYTAIALFVLILIIVLYMIWQLIGWYATEYTLTDSRIIIKSGVLRTKKSYMPYATIQDVNTSQSILDRIINVGTISLYSAYDNSQLELANVSNPSEIENIIFSNIRIPPQQSYIPSEKNFLRPKEERYEEDYYSDDDYITPIHNEREEFYQKALNDDYEYYPEDLNYNQPKRYEYEDLDDLVDKGIRYEGAPNYYPKQQQYSPKLNERENYTDKNQEEVSQIVDESSEGAIKRHFDKFKK
- a CDS encoding proteasome-activating nucleotidase; this translates as MNDINDLENTSKEELFDEIESLKDEINSLKDEKTKAKSNLMWKVRKLEKDKVLIENEKIRLERETKSLRSEVERFRSPPLVLATITEVLDDYKMIVKSTTGPSFLVNYSKFLDEKLLVPGSRVALNQQTFGIVEILPSEKDANVTGMEIETKPDVTYDSIGGLEEQIVEVKETVELPLTEPELFKKIGIDPPKGILLYGPPGTGKTLLAKAVANETNATFIKIVASEFVKKYIGEGARLVREVFELAKEKAPAIIFIDELDAVAAQRLKSSTSGDREVQRTLMQLLAELDGFESRGDIGIIGATNRPDILDPALLRPGRFDRFIEVPLPNIDGRREILKIHSKNMSFEEEADIDLLADLTDGLSGADLKAVCTEAGMFAIREKRDAITVSNFMDAVNKVMSKNTENEFNLEPGVMFG
- a CDS encoding multiprotein bridging factor aMBF1, with amino-acid sequence MECEICGKPVNKHNPIRAKIEGSVMVVCSECAKLGKIQKAQSKPKFTQRKKNKPSTPSKTQKYSKKDEPTEELIEGFEDKIRNARETKNWSREDLGRKINEKVSVISKIEAGKMIPDNKVTQKLEKTLNIKLLEKVGNLDLEQYMSSSSDERTLGNIMKIKRK
- a CDS encoding DUF356 domain-containing protein, with product MALILIRGESNSKLLNAIADMERHGELNLSSKPKVIDAKFADSLVENILKSKLRTTSKVATAFFVKEDTTLSIMQIKKIHPPAHVVVVSDEYAGYKELKEKLSNARIFQGYHSFKAQNDGKIDYSIKGENRRIKNNKLSSYPHK
- a CDS encoding membrane protein yields the protein MLTMSSVSATCNIIVITDPTGQDPNGAAAGSMSFAQNMFQSTFLMSKNNHFAVLSGGTGSSDTRLESIVDVIASLNNNVSAASAASLASQYKGARIVVGGPEIGAAVGGSFNAYVITVDGSTGDIKVTPYTSGVAVLPPGQKGAIIHLRNTQGNPLYGTADSVRKETAMNIGKMIRDGYPATTILSEAMGEVARDSGEKYGGGGVNLVSGVSTEDMFTPTDMNVTGYPMDEPYSKVCDDCGWAMGYPAAEAYDKCPVCGGSLRTVYAYEALGSAITVSSDSISVSVYGSDKPGLASTTKEIVEASVAKNGYDASAIASSINRAINNGLLMGVDHVEPKDLNVKQGSKAVGVYYTALPGDRSSPSWDLPIDEGILNILGSIQTAVGIILILLVVFRSRLLKSFQNR
- a CDS encoding membrane protein encodes the protein MFIKIRRDTLIILLLAFILILCGRLITYVAFASSDEVNDGIPISGVIVKGNDIVPVDIIRANVMQAGFRDGSVIYGDVLKTSKRETSLQDAIQTAQEFATRSTVPGTSVQPITAADVQVDRNTGIVTVTVIEDFSSVDLSNKTKEQ
- a CDS encoding Mur ligase family protein, with product MNINDLALAVEGELTGNNDFFTKEGFTGRFTFLNEAKEGDIVIRHWINGKGIGIAASKKIACLITQNPKDDAVEFAKKLNFPLIVTDKIELANAYALSWTIDTYSPNSKNIVITGTNGKSTTSHLIYHILKNAGFHVLTNTDSESEFNTLIDPMISKLIADEVINNGNLDYLVIEVSEVQGWLGKLMQHHAFLMANALKADVGVITNIAMDHIGLVNSIDEVFDEIKTVPEAIRDACVLNYDDELVRKLKHKNVFYSSMNKLNMNNAVYFNDGIYYKDELIVKKEDLPFISNHFIQNILSAVGACISLDLSIDKIASGVKSYKALNRRFTKLNDKPLIYDDFAHNPDGIKATIAETLKLLKENQKLFVVCSIRGSRGVEINKLNVRALVSSFNPNIELILSSSNDVVDNLNHVNQDERNIFFEVLDKNNIHYTHFYNLEDSLRYTLNKADNKDIILLIGAQGMDPANGLLENIL
- a CDS encoding glycosyltransferase family 4 protein; translated protein: MCGYMNNTGMLVLFLITLCATIFFTYYVRRILLKARIADNPIVSEHRHKSGTPTMGGIAFLFTISLIISLYYQNTQILIVSFIMLAGGIVGLVDDLIGLKVKEIQKIVINTSNEMITLGRLDVKPNEEVRVATPKAKAEIDELLKQEKVEVVGEVPIKSEPEELEKIICQIVLGLFLGLTGAVTTLGGFNLGLLSVPIVIVAILGCINSVNLIDGMDGLAAGIVGIASIFCCIYGYLFGPLTAIPPFLILSAICIGFLVFNKYPASIFMGDTGSFVLGTGYAAAVLVCDIPYFGVLALAVPIISVVVSLLHRAHIIKLPVEPLHHTLNHYGMSETKIVYSYWGATLILCVIGILAKFYIF